In Mangrovivirga cuniculi, the following proteins share a genomic window:
- a CDS encoding OmpA family protein produces the protein MKYNFLTFTIFILFAFTVNAQQGDVEKTLYRADQYFKIENYNEALKYYEKAVEMGADDAVSLYRYGVTLSNLIDVQGQKNALEHLEKAIKKDEGKLPVEKYWYLGLAELRNENPVQAIESFNKFLDEAKPNNNLRKKAALYKEMAFNAQAFLANPKLVELRSFSSVVNSDLIEYNPVISADESVMAYTVFDPVTKGAKEKIFIVTKKDDGTWGKPEEINIKTTGNIGTAGISADGRQLLVFVGNESDPGDLYTIHKIKGKWQAPVSLGKNINSRYTETAASLTSDGKTIYFASNRPGSIGGFDIYKSEKNEKGVWGQAKNLGPVVNTEQNEEGPFIHPDQRTLFFTSEGHKSMGGRDIFRTVRANGEWQTPVNLGYPINTTTDDNYFTLSADGETGYFSSDRVGGQGGQDIYFFDMPEGGNNIALTLIKGLILDGDTKQPISSKIKVVEKNSGNKVEYVYSPNEKGEYLIIFPPGKSYDLIVESENYLPYTIAIDIPDQEYFYELYQRILLTPIKQFDVVVGQEVKVSNVFYDTENDTKISPRMANEANLIKSDSLDLLDIMDGIIATSDTIALDYLMTIMFATNPVEEFDFDDSSNDKIQHASQKYYYDENGEESLEKRIVDGEPIFSLPTFNVSKKALKEDNDKISGSEYDESLLNKKVSIYFNVGDASMQESDKKKLAEMLKLIDDNPVLGLEISGYASQDGDEETNRKLSNERAKEVLNYFNTRGIVRRRIIAKGYGAVDNSNLSKEESRRVDVRIVDLNKEQSL, from the coding sequence ATGAAATACAATTTTTTAACCTTTACGATTTTTATACTTTTTGCTTTTACAGTGAATGCCCAGCAAGGAGATGTTGAAAAAACATTATACAGGGCTGATCAGTATTTCAAGATCGAAAATTATAATGAAGCACTAAAGTATTATGAAAAGGCTGTCGAAATGGGAGCTGATGACGCAGTATCACTTTATCGCTACGGTGTCACTCTTTCAAACCTTATTGATGTCCAGGGACAAAAAAATGCCTTAGAACATTTAGAAAAGGCCATAAAAAAGGACGAGGGAAAACTACCGGTTGAAAAATACTGGTATTTAGGTCTAGCTGAATTGAGAAATGAAAATCCTGTCCAGGCGATTGAATCATTCAATAAATTTCTGGATGAGGCAAAACCAAACAATAACCTAAGAAAAAAGGCAGCTCTATATAAGGAAATGGCCTTTAACGCCCAAGCTTTCCTTGCAAACCCGAAACTAGTAGAATTAAGAAGTTTCAGCTCTGTAGTCAATTCAGACCTCATTGAATACAATCCGGTTATATCTGCTGATGAGTCAGTAATGGCTTATACTGTATTTGACCCAGTCACTAAAGGAGCTAAAGAAAAAATCTTCATAGTCACGAAGAAGGATGATGGAACATGGGGAAAACCAGAAGAAATTAATATAAAAACGACCGGTAATATCGGAACAGCAGGCATATCTGCTGATGGCCGACAACTTTTAGTTTTTGTAGGAAATGAATCTGACCCTGGGGACCTTTATACAATACATAAGATTAAAGGTAAATGGCAGGCTCCTGTATCACTTGGTAAAAATATAAACAGCCGCTACACGGAAACTGCTGCTTCGTTAACTTCAGATGGTAAAACAATCTATTTTGCTAGTAACAGACCTGGCAGCATAGGAGGTTTTGATATTTATAAGTCTGAAAAAAATGAAAAAGGTGTTTGGGGACAAGCTAAAAACCTAGGCCCGGTTGTAAACACTGAACAAAATGAAGAAGGTCCGTTTATTCACCCTGATCAAAGAACTTTATTCTTTACCAGTGAAGGACATAAATCAATGGGTGGTCGGGACATCTTCCGCACTGTAAGAGCAAACGGAGAATGGCAAACACCAGTTAACCTAGGATATCCAATCAATACCACTACAGATGATAATTACTTTACACTTTCTGCTGATGGTGAAACAGGTTATTTTTCATCAGATAGAGTTGGTGGACAAGGAGGTCAGGATATTTACTTCTTCGACATGCCAGAAGGAGGAAATAATATTGCTTTGACACTAATCAAAGGTTTGATTCTGGATGGCGATACAAAACAACCAATCAGTTCTAAGATCAAAGTAGTTGAAAAAAATTCAGGAAATAAAGTTGAATATGTTTATTCTCCGAATGAAAAAGGTGAATATTTAATAATTTTCCCTCCAGGTAAAAGCTATGACCTAATAGTCGAATCTGAGAACTATTTACCTTACACGATAGCAATCGATATCCCGGATCAGGAATATTTTTATGAGCTATATCAGCGAATTTTACTTACTCCAATAAAGCAATTTGATGTCGTAGTTGGTCAGGAAGTAAAAGTGAGCAATGTTTTCTATGACACTGAAAATGATACTAAAATTTCGCCAAGAATGGCAAACGAGGCAAATCTGATAAAAAGTGACAGCCTTGACCTTTTAGATATAATGGATGGTATTATTGCTACTTCTGACACTATCGCGCTGGATTATCTTATGACGATAATGTTTGCAACCAACCCAGTTGAAGAATTTGATTTCGACGACTCAAGTAATGATAAGATTCAACATGCATCGCAGAAATATTACTATGATGAAAACGGAGAAGAAAGTCTGGAAAAACGCATTGTAGATGGAGAACCGATATTTAGTTTGCCGACATTTAATGTATCGAAAAAAGCTTTAAAAGAAGATAATGATAAAATTTCCGGATCGGAATATGATGAAAGTCTTTTAAATAAAAAGGTTTCTATTTACTTCAATGTTGGAGATGCTAGCATGCAGGAATCTGATAAGAAAAAACTAGCAGAAATGCTTAAATTAATAGATGACAATCCAGTTTTGGGGCTTGAAATTTCAGGTTATGCTTCACAAGACGGAGATGAAGAAACAAACAGAAAATTAAGTAATGAAAGAGCTAAAGAAGTTCTGAATTACTTCAATACACGAGGAATTGTTAGGAGAAGGATCATAGCTAAAGGTTATGGAGCTGTAGATAATTCAAATTTATCCAAAGAAGAAAGTCGAAGGGTAGATGTCAGAATTGTCGACCTTAACAAGGAACAATCGTTATAA
- a CDS encoding glycosyltransferase family 117 protein, producing the protein MKDFRRINNITGWLLFIIATIVYTLTVEETASFWDCGEFIAVSYKLEVPHPPGAPLFLMLGRFFSMFTDDVTQVAFAINMLSVIASGFTILFLYWTIVLFGRKLLSAKIGQETKEQGLLLLASGIVGALAYTFSDTFWFSAVEAEVYALSSFFTAFVVWAMLKWELVDDQRMANRWLLLIAYMVGLSIGVHLLNLVTIPALALIMYFKYRDDKSSLKGGVIAILLGLVIVGVIQIGIIPGLPSIAGKFEVFFVNSLGFGFGSGIIFFCLLLFGGLIFGIWFTQKKGLVNPNTILLALTFILIGYSSYTMVVIRSNYNPPIDENDPQDVMSFVSYLKREQYGSRPLLFGPYYNTELQDQVSGEPVYVKGKDKYEIADYKVENEWAETHFFPRIWNSEARYQQQYRSMLGLQKGEDPNFSDNLYFMFTHQIGHMYLRYFMWNFAGRESDIQDAGWMTPWQSDDGLPYEIKENKARNQLFMLPLLLGLLGLVFNFSKNQKTGIIVTLLFLLLGVALVMYLNSPPSEPRERDYIYAGSFYAFCIWVGFGVMAIADILKNVLKNSTARVGTAFILSMIVPVIMASENWDDHDRSNRYFSVDAARNYLESCAPNAILFTGGDNDTFPLWYLQEVEGVRTDVRVIVLSYFNTDWYIEQMHRQAYESDPLPFTLSIDMIQQGGPVDYLPYVPSNEKINQNGVNLNEYLNLLNKGSRSIITAFDGKDYARLLSKKFFLSVDSAKAASIVPEKYRNGIVDNMWFNVKGNGLYKNDFMILDLIAGNNWERPIYFNSTSMRSVRFDIQDYLVQEGLTYRLVPSRMNNSDFVEATDTDEMYKNVMEKWRFRELDNPDSYYNEDYRGFVQNHRYALNALAEGLINDGEIEKAHEIINKSLNEMPDKAVPYDFSLLQTVEILFKLSSLGVSGAHDQAVEMTRLGSERMFDLSKYYIDQTYQLREAERQLMGLNVLANQAKNNGETELAQEISQKFNTLAGRIGGR; encoded by the coding sequence ATGAAAGATTTTAGAAGGATAAATAACATTACCGGATGGCTACTTTTTATCATAGCCACCATTGTTTATACTTTGACCGTTGAAGAAACTGCAAGCTTTTGGGATTGCGGAGAATTCATTGCTGTATCTTATAAGCTTGAAGTTCCTCACCCTCCCGGAGCACCTTTATTCTTAATGCTGGGTAGGTTTTTCAGTATGTTTACAGATGATGTAACTCAGGTTGCATTTGCTATAAATATGCTTAGTGTTATTGCCAGTGGATTTACCATATTGTTTTTATACTGGACAATAGTGCTTTTCGGAAGAAAGCTTTTAAGTGCTAAAATAGGTCAGGAAACAAAAGAACAGGGATTATTGCTACTTGCCTCCGGAATAGTCGGGGCTTTAGCTTATACATTTAGTGACACTTTTTGGTTCTCAGCAGTTGAGGCCGAAGTTTATGCCCTTTCATCATTCTTTACTGCTTTTGTAGTATGGGCTATGCTTAAATGGGAACTCGTTGATGACCAGAGGATGGCCAACAGATGGTTATTACTCATCGCATATATGGTAGGACTTTCAATAGGTGTTCACTTATTAAACCTGGTAACTATTCCTGCCCTCGCTCTAATAATGTATTTCAAATACCGTGACGATAAATCTTCATTAAAAGGTGGTGTGATCGCCATTTTACTTGGATTAGTGATTGTCGGTGTTATCCAGATAGGTATTATCCCTGGTTTACCTTCTATCGCAGGCAAATTCGAGGTGTTTTTTGTTAACAGTCTTGGTTTCGGTTTCGGATCAGGTATCATATTTTTCTGTTTACTATTATTTGGTGGGTTGATCTTTGGTATATGGTTCACTCAAAAGAAAGGATTGGTTAATCCTAACACAATTCTACTTGCATTAACTTTTATTTTAATAGGTTATTCTTCTTATACCATGGTTGTAATTCGTTCAAATTACAACCCACCAATCGATGAAAACGACCCACAGGATGTGATGTCTTTCGTTTCTTATTTAAAAAGGGAACAGTATGGAAGCAGACCTCTGTTATTTGGCCCGTATTATAACACAGAATTGCAAGATCAGGTATCGGGTGAGCCTGTTTATGTAAAAGGAAAAGATAAATATGAAATTGCTGATTATAAAGTAGAAAACGAATGGGCTGAAACTCATTTCTTTCCTAGAATCTGGAATTCCGAAGCCAGATACCAGCAACAATACCGAAGCATGCTCGGATTACAAAAAGGAGAAGATCCGAATTTTAGTGATAACCTGTACTTTATGTTCACGCATCAAATCGGCCATATGTATCTGCGATACTTTATGTGGAATTTTGCAGGCAGAGAAAGTGATATTCAAGATGCCGGTTGGATGACCCCGTGGCAGTCAGATGATGGACTTCCGTATGAGATCAAAGAAAATAAAGCCAGAAATCAGCTTTTTATGCTACCATTATTGCTAGGGTTGCTAGGTCTGGTCTTTAATTTTTCTAAAAATCAAAAAACCGGAATTATAGTAACTCTTTTATTTTTACTCCTGGGTGTTGCCCTGGTAATGTATCTGAATTCACCTCCTTCAGAGCCACGGGAAAGAGATTATATATATGCCGGTAGTTTTTACGCCTTCTGTATTTGGGTAGGCTTTGGTGTAATGGCTATTGCTGATATACTTAAAAATGTATTAAAAAATAGTACTGCAAGAGTTGGGACTGCCTTTATCTTATCGATGATCGTTCCAGTTATCATGGCATCAGAAAACTGGGATGACCATGATCGTAGTAACAGATACTTCTCGGTAGATGCAGCAAGAAACTACCTTGAATCATGTGCTCCGAATGCAATATTATTTACAGGAGGAGATAATGATACCTTCCCGTTATGGTATCTACAAGAAGTAGAGGGTGTCAGAACTGATGTTAGAGTAATTGTATTGTCTTACTTTAACACTGACTGGTACATTGAGCAAATGCATCGTCAGGCATACGAATCTGACCCATTGCCTTTTACTCTTTCAATTGACATGATTCAGCAGGGAGGACCGGTAGATTATTTACCTTATGTTCCTTCAAATGAAAAGATCAATCAGAATGGAGTTAATCTCAATGAATACCTAAATCTGTTAAATAAAGGCTCGAGATCGATAATTACAGCATTTGATGGAAAAGACTATGCGAGGTTACTATCCAAGAAATTTTTCTTATCTGTTGATTCAGCAAAAGCTGCTTCAATAGTACCGGAAAAATACAGAAACGGAATAGTCGACAATATGTGGTTTAACGTGAAAGGAAATGGTCTTTATAAAAATGACTTTATGATCCTTGATCTTATAGCGGGAAATAACTGGGAAAGACCAATCTACTTCAATTCCACTTCAATGAGATCAGTAAGATTCGACATTCAGGATTACCTGGTTCAGGAAGGATTAACTTACAGGCTAGTACCGTCAAGAATGAATAATTCTGATTTTGTAGAAGCTACTGACACTGACGAGATGTATAAAAATGTCATGGAAAAGTGGCGATTCAGAGAATTAGACAATCCTGATTCATATTATAATGAAGACTACAGAGGATTTGTTCAGAATCACAGATATGCTTTAAATGCACTAGCCGAAGGATTGATAAATGATGGTGAAATTGAAAAAGCGCATGAGATTATCAATAAAAGTTTGAACGAAATGCCTGATAAGGCTGTTCCATATGACTTTTCGTTACTGCAAACAGTAGAGATTCTGTTCAAACTTTCTTCCCTGGGAGTAAGCGGTGCGCACGATCAGGCTGTTGAAATGACCAGATTAGGATCTGAAAGAATGTTTGATTTATCCAAATACTATATCGATCAGACATATCAGCTACGAGAAGCTGAAAGACAGCTTATGGGATTAAATGTATTAGCTAACCAGGCTAAGAATAACGGAGAAACAGAACTCGCTCAGGAAATCAGTCAGAAATTCAATACATTGGCTGGTAGAATTGGCGGAAGATGA
- a CDS encoding class I SAM-dependent methyltransferase yields MATYTTEIASDTISSDKPIHSRLLKAYYAAIPFVSGSLLEVGCGEGRGVELLKPKATKYKAVDKIGEVIDRLSAKYPEVDFVQAHIPPFDGWESNQFDTIVTFQVIEHIKDDGLFLKELYRLLKPGGKLLVTTPNINYTLTRNPWHEREYTPKELENLMYKYFDKVETKGIGGNEKVWDYYKQNKKSVEKITRFDIFDLQYKLPASILRIPYDILNRINRNNLSKQNSGLVTGITHEDYLVIDNPEKALDLFYIGYKNR; encoded by the coding sequence ATGGCAACGTATACTACAGAGATCGCTTCTGATACTATTTCATCTGATAAACCCATTCATAGCAGGTTATTAAAGGCTTATTATGCCGCGATACCCTTTGTGTCTGGAAGTTTACTTGAAGTAGGATGTGGCGAAGGAAGAGGTGTGGAGTTATTAAAACCCAAAGCCACGAAATATAAGGCAGTCGATAAAATCGGTGAGGTGATTGATAGATTATCTGCGAAATACCCTGAAGTAGATTTTGTTCAAGCGCATATTCCACCATTTGATGGCTGGGAAAGTAATCAATTTGATACTATCGTTACCTTCCAGGTTATTGAGCATATAAAAGATGATGGCCTGTTTTTAAAAGAGTTATACAGACTTCTAAAACCCGGTGGTAAATTATTGGTTACCACTCCTAATATAAACTATACACTTACCAGAAACCCCTGGCATGAAAGAGAATACACGCCAAAAGAGTTAGAAAACCTTATGTATAAGTATTTTGATAAGGTGGAGACTAAGGGTATTGGTGGTAATGAAAAAGTATGGGATTATTATAAACAGAATAAAAAGTCAGTAGAGAAGATTACTCGCTTTGATATTTTTGATCTGCAGTATAAACTTCCCGCTTCGATTTTAAGAATTCCTTATGATATCTTAAACAGGATAAATAGAAATAATCTATCAAAACAAAATTCAGGACTAGTTACCGGAATCACTCATGAAGATTACCTGGTAATTGATAATCCTGAGAAAGCCCTGGATCTGTTTTATATAGGATATAAAAATAGATAA
- a CDS encoding GWxTD domain-containing protein: MKFLYSLCTIFLIFLNGFIANAQSLDSLDLSFKYYQGKGFEYESRIFVTENETRKAILFVQLTNLSSSERDVAFSTSAHIDLDEKVPDQINYQNNYVLKGGESLHLQLEQELTDDQNWVFLSMRINNLMYPDLFLVGERFIFNSPSAYPSLNGSDDKTNTYFKEGDELTFNTFHESTDIDSILVYQLKYDFKPAYPPMFETFNQNEGGPENLSTTQIGIAQPFRLDSAGLYQYKDSEESMKAQGFRVEKSYFPKLQTVEGIIGPLRYISSNKEYNELDSLKSKKALDQFFLNAFGSPGRAKPKIKLYFNRVAKANYYFTNYKEGWKTDQGMLYIILGSPTNIKKDGNYEIWSYKKGLNSKLSFTFVQVKDPYSGYHFVLIRKDEYQNDWFKAIDAWRGR; the protein is encoded by the coding sequence ATGAAATTTTTATACAGTCTCTGCACCATTTTTCTGATATTTTTAAACGGTTTTATTGCTAACGCTCAGTCTCTTGACTCACTTGATTTGTCTTTTAAATATTATCAGGGCAAGGGTTTTGAATATGAAAGCAGAATATTCGTCACTGAAAATGAAACAAGAAAAGCTATTCTTTTTGTTCAATTAACAAACTTATCTTCAAGCGAAAGGGATGTAGCATTTTCAACGTCAGCACATATTGATCTGGATGAAAAAGTTCCGGATCAAATTAACTATCAAAATAATTATGTGTTGAAGGGAGGTGAATCGCTGCACCTTCAGCTGGAACAGGAATTGACAGATGATCAGAATTGGGTTTTCCTCTCCATGCGAATAAATAACCTCATGTATCCTGATCTTTTTTTGGTTGGAGAACGATTCATTTTTAATTCTCCGTCAGCATACCCTTCATTAAATGGTTCTGATGATAAAACAAACACTTATTTTAAAGAGGGTGATGAATTAACATTTAATACTTTCCATGAAAGTACTGACATAGATTCTATATTAGTTTACCAGCTTAAATATGACTTTAAGCCAGCTTACCCCCCGATGTTTGAAACCTTTAACCAAAATGAAGGGGGACCGGAGAATCTAAGCACTACTCAAATTGGGATAGCTCAGCCATTTAGGCTTGATTCAGCAGGATTATATCAATATAAAGATTCAGAAGAATCAATGAAAGCCCAGGGATTCAGAGTTGAAAAAAGTTATTTCCCGAAACTTCAAACTGTAGAAGGCATTATAGGGCCACTTCGATACATTTCCTCTAATAAAGAATACAATGAACTGGACTCTTTAAAATCGAAAAAAGCACTCGATCAATTCTTTCTAAATGCATTTGGATCTCCGGGAAGGGCAAAACCTAAGATCAAACTTTATTTTAACCGGGTAGCCAAGGCAAATTATTATTTCACAAACTATAAAGAAGGCTGGAAAACTGATCAGGGAATGCTTTACATCATTCTTGGATCTCCAACAAATATTAAAAAAGATGGCAATTATGAAATATGGTCTTATAAAAAAGGACTTAATTCAAAGCTATCATTTACCTTTGTGCAAGTAAAAGATCCGTATTCAGGGTATCATTTTGTTTTGATCAGAAAGGATGAATATCAAAACGATTGGTTTAAAGCAATTGATGCATGGAGAGGTAGATAA
- a CDS encoding TrmH family RNA methyltransferase, whose product MRTGPKKEDYIFGTRAIIEGIEAGREVEKLLLQKNERNQLMQELVKLAKAHEIPVQYVPQEKLNRITRKNHQGAIAFISPVKYLPMTEVVTSLYEEGKNPFLVILDRITDVRNFGAIARTCECMGVDAIIVPSRVVP is encoded by the coding sequence ATGAGAACAGGTCCAAAGAAAGAAGATTACATTTTCGGTACTAGAGCAATAATTGAAGGAATTGAGGCTGGTAGAGAGGTTGAGAAATTACTATTGCAAAAAAACGAGAGAAACCAGTTAATGCAAGAGCTGGTTAAACTTGCTAAAGCCCATGAAATTCCTGTTCAATATGTCCCTCAGGAAAAATTAAACCGGATAACCAGAAAAAATCATCAGGGTGCAATAGCTTTTATTAGTCCTGTAAAATATTTACCTATGACTGAGGTTGTGACCAGCCTCTATGAAGAAGGTAAAAATCCATTTCTGGTAATATTAGATCGAATTACAGACGTAAGGAATTTTGGTGCCATAGCCCGGACCTGTGAATGTATGGGCGTAGATGCCATAATTGTCCCTTCGCGGGTAGTGCCATGA
- a CDS encoding TrmH family RNA methyltransferase: MITGDAVKTSAGALNHIKVCRENNLKESIDFLQDYGVNVVACTEKTDHQISSIDLTGPIALLMGSEEDGVSPEYLKKANEAGKIPMSGNISSLNVSVAAGMAAYEVVRQRLDHK; the protein is encoded by the coding sequence ATGATTACCGGCGATGCTGTAAAAACATCTGCAGGAGCATTGAATCACATAAAAGTATGTAGAGAAAATAATCTCAAAGAATCGATAGACTTCTTACAGGATTATGGGGTGAATGTAGTTGCTTGTACAGAAAAGACAGACCATCAAATTTCCTCTATAGATCTCACCGGTCCAATAGCACTTCTTATGGGATCGGAAGAAGATGGTGTCTCTCCTGAATACCTTAAGAAAGCTAATGAAGCTGGTAAAATTCCTATGAGTGGAAATATTAGTTCACTAAATGTATCTGTAGCAGCCGGAATGGCCGCTTATGAAGTTGTCAGACAAAGACTGGATCATAAATAA
- a CDS encoding mannose-1-phosphate guanylyltransferase — MQKNLYVVFMAGGIGSRFWPYSRNAEPKQFLDVLGVGESLLQMTYKRFLKIVAPENILIVTNADYVGKVKEQLPDLNDNQILGEPLGRNTAPCIAYAAYKINERDPDSVMVVSPADHAIFDEDHFIDTLKVAIEKAEQTDSLLTIGINPHKPETQYGYIQFIEGEGRVKKVKTFTEKPHEELAEKFLESGDFLWNSGIFVWNVKSIINSFEDHAPDIAETFSEGRGLYDTPEESKFIEKSYSHCKNISIDYAIMEKSENVYVVKGDFRWSDLGSWNAIHEMKETDENGNVADGKVTFLNANNCYVKTCDSDKVILVDGLENYLITDCKDVLLITPKGDAAKIKHYAKKVKDNWGEDYL; from the coding sequence ATGCAAAAAAACCTTTATGTTGTGTTTATGGCTGGTGGGATTGGTTCCCGCTTCTGGCCATACAGCAGAAATGCTGAACCCAAGCAATTTTTGGATGTACTCGGGGTAGGAGAGTCATTACTTCAAATGACCTACAAACGATTTTTAAAAATAGTTGCTCCTGAAAATATACTTATCGTTACTAATGCTGATTATGTAGGCAAGGTTAAAGAGCAATTACCTGATTTAAATGATAACCAGATCTTAGGTGAACCATTGGGAAGAAACACAGCTCCTTGTATTGCCTATGCTGCTTATAAAATAAATGAACGAGATCCTGATTCAGTTATGGTGGTATCTCCGGCTGATCATGCCATTTTCGATGAAGATCATTTTATCGATACTTTGAAAGTTGCGATAGAAAAAGCTGAACAAACTGATTCACTTCTTACCATCGGAATTAATCCTCATAAGCCTGAGACCCAATATGGCTATATTCAATTTATAGAAGGTGAGGGGAGAGTAAAAAAGGTGAAAACATTTACTGAAAAGCCTCATGAGGAACTTGCAGAAAAGTTCCTGGAATCCGGAGATTTTCTCTGGAATTCGGGAATATTTGTCTGGAATGTTAAATCAATTATTAATTCTTTTGAGGATCATGCCCCGGATATTGCAGAAACATTCTCAGAAGGCCGAGGATTGTATGACACTCCTGAAGAATCAAAGTTTATAGAAAAGTCTTATTCACATTGTAAGAATATCTCTATTGATTATGCAATAATGGAGAAATCTGAAAATGTTTACGTTGTGAAAGGAGATTTCAGATGGTCAGACCTGGGTAGCTGGAATGCTATTCATGAGATGAAAGAGACTGATGAAAATGGGAATGTAGCAGATGGTAAAGTGACATTTTTAAATGCAAATAACTGTTATGTCAAAACTTGTGATTCAGACAAAGTAATTTTGGTTGATGGACTGGAAAATTACCTCATAACAGATTGCAAAGATGTTTTATTGATCACCCCGAAGGGTGATGCAGCTAAGATCAAACACTATGCTAAAAAAGTGAAAGACAACTGGGGAGAAGATTATTTATGA
- a CDS encoding KpsF/GutQ family sugar-phosphate isomerase yields the protein MNLAKNIKLIAKNVLINESDAIKNIALLIDDEFEAIVRAIIESKGRVVITGIGKSAIIANKIVATMNSTGTPALFMHAADAIHGDLGMVQPDDFVICISKSGNTPEIKVLVPLIKRTGCTLVGLVSNTDSFLAQHSDFTLNATIGEEACPHNLAPTTSTTAHLALGDALAVALLEAKGFTSEDFGRYHPGGALGKQLYLKVDDIYPANEKPIVSTDTPLKDCIIEISSKRLGAAVVIDKDDKIIGVITDGDLRRMLQENPSLDGLTASDVMGKDPKTIEAGEYAVKAFNVMQENNITQIIVTNEEKFVGFVHLHDLLREGII from the coding sequence TTGAATTTAGCAAAAAATATAAAATTAATCGCTAAAAATGTACTTATAAATGAGTCAGATGCAATAAAAAACATTGCTTTGCTCATTGATGACGAATTTGAAGCGATAGTAAGAGCAATAATTGAGTCAAAAGGACGGGTAGTTATTACCGGGATTGGTAAAAGCGCCATAATTGCGAACAAAATTGTAGCCACCATGAATTCAACGGGTACACCGGCATTATTTATGCATGCTGCCGATGCTATTCATGGTGATCTTGGGATGGTCCAGCCCGATGACTTCGTTATTTGCATATCAAAAAGTGGAAATACACCTGAAATAAAGGTATTGGTTCCATTGATTAAGAGAACTGGATGTACGCTGGTCGGGCTTGTAAGTAATACCGATAGTTTTCTTGCTCAACATTCTGACTTTACTCTTAATGCGACAATAGGAGAGGAAGCCTGTCCACATAATCTCGCTCCTACAACCAGTACTACAGCTCATTTAGCGCTTGGTGATGCCCTTGCAGTAGCACTATTGGAAGCTAAAGGGTTTACCAGTGAGGATTTCGGTAGATATCATCCGGGAGGAGCTCTTGGGAAACAGCTTTATTTAAAAGTTGATGACATTTATCCGGCTAATGAAAAACCGATAGTTAGTACTGATACCCCGCTAAAAGATTGTATCATAGAAATCTCAAGTAAAAGACTGGGAGCTGCAGTGGTAATCGATAAGGATGATAAAATTATCGGTGTGATCACCGATGGGGACCTTAGAAGAATGCTTCAAGAAAATCCATCCCTTGATGGATTAACTGCTTCTGATGTAATGGGCAAAGATCCGAAAACTATTGAAGCAGGAGAGTATGCTGTGAAGGCTTTTAATGTGATGCAGGAAAATAATATCACACAAATAATTGTAACTAATGAAGAAAAATTTGTAGGTTTTGTACATTTGCATGATCTTTTGAGAGAAGGAATTATTTAA